A genome region from Sphingomonas anseongensis includes the following:
- the dinB gene encoding DNA polymerase IV, translated as MALALNQKLAAMQSDERPLRKIIHVDMDAFYASVEQRDNPALRGLPVAVGGGHRGVVAAASYEARKFGIRSAMPSVTAKRKCPDLIFVKPRFDAYREVSNQIRAIFADYTELVEPLSLDEAYLDVTEDRRGLGSARAVAEDIRRRIREETALTASAGVSYCKFIAKLASDYRKPDGLTVIRPEQGAEFVASLPVARFHGVGPVTAKKMEALGILTGADLRAWSLPELEARFGSSGSWYHRICRGIDDREVKADRPYKSVSAERTFDEDLSEPQRLSVELERVAGYAWARVERAEVVGRTVTLKVKYGDFSLITRSKSFPDGVPDLPKFAAAGQSLLQSLLPVPKGIRLLGLGLHNLADRFDEPQQLRLAI; from the coding sequence ATGGCGCTGGCCCTTAATCAGAAGCTTGCTGCGATGCAAAGTGACGAGCGACCTCTCCGCAAGATCATCCATGTCGACATGGACGCCTTCTACGCGTCGGTGGAGCAGCGCGATAATCCCGCGCTTCGCGGGCTCCCTGTCGCGGTAGGCGGAGGGCACCGGGGAGTCGTCGCGGCAGCAAGCTATGAGGCGCGGAAGTTCGGCATACGCTCGGCGATGCCGTCGGTCACCGCCAAGCGTAAATGCCCCGACCTCATCTTCGTGAAGCCGCGATTCGACGCCTATCGCGAAGTGTCGAACCAGATCCGCGCGATCTTCGCCGATTACACGGAGCTGGTGGAACCGTTGAGCCTGGACGAGGCCTATCTGGACGTGACCGAGGACCGCCGTGGCCTGGGCAGCGCACGCGCGGTCGCCGAGGACATCCGCCGCCGGATTCGCGAGGAGACGGCTCTGACCGCGTCCGCCGGCGTCTCCTATTGCAAGTTCATCGCCAAGCTCGCCTCCGACTATCGCAAGCCCGACGGGCTGACGGTGATCCGTCCAGAGCAGGGGGCGGAGTTTGTCGCTTCCCTCCCGGTCGCCCGCTTCCATGGCGTCGGGCCGGTGACCGCGAAGAAGATGGAGGCGCTGGGAATCTTGACCGGCGCGGACTTGCGGGCATGGAGCCTGCCCGAGCTCGAGGCGCGGTTCGGCAGCTCGGGATCCTGGTATCACCGGATCTGCCGCGGCATTGACGATCGGGAGGTGAAGGCGGACCGGCCGTACAAGTCGGTCAGCGCCGAACGGACCTTCGACGAAGATTTGAGTGAGCCGCAGAGGCTTTCCGTCGAGCTTGAGCGGGTCGCGGGTTACGCCTGGGCGCGGGTCGAGCGGGCGGAGGTCGTCGGACGGACCGTCACGCTCAAGGTCAAATATGGCGACTTCAGCCTGATTACCCGCTCGAAGAGCTTTCCGGACGGCGTGCCCGACCTCCCGAAATTCGCCGCGGCCGGGCAGTCGTTGCTCCAGTCGCTGCTGCCCGTTCCAAAGGGAATCCGGCTTCTGGGGCTTGGTCTCCACAATCTGGCGGACAGGTTCGATGAACCGCAGCAGCTCAGACTCGCAATTTAG